The genomic stretch AACAAACCTTCTCTGCACAAAGCACCTATAAGAATGGTATAGGTGATTATTGTTGGAAGCATATTGCTGTTTTCTAAGTAGTCAAAGAGCCTGAAAGCTTCAGTAAGGCATCCTTGATGACACAAACCACTGAGAACTGAGTTATGAATGATAATGTTCGGATGAAATCCCTCTTTTTTCATGCTTTCACAAAGGTCTAGTGCTTTTTCAAGATACCCACCCTTACAAAGGCCATCCACCACTATGGAGTACATGGCTAGATCTACTAAGCCACTTTGTTCAGCTATCTTCAAAAAGTTACATGCATCCAGAACTTCACCTTGCTTCTTTAGAGCAAAGACAGCTCCTCTCAGAACACTGACAGGAACACTGCCTTTGCCCATGtaattagaaaaccaaatagctTTGCTAACACATTTTTTGCTGAGATAACAAGACATCATATTTATCATTGTTGGATCAAGCAGGCCATGAATTTTAATGaaatcacatagcaatggctgTATGACCTCTTCACTTCCATTTCGGTGTAAGCTCTTTAGCAGCTTGTAGCATGTTTTACTAGTTCCAGCAATGGCTTGCATTCTGAGTAACTTGTAAGCATCCATTGCTGCTTGCCAGCAATTTCTGTTGCTTAAGAAAGCAGAAGCATAATTGCAAACAGCTGAAAATAAGTCAATATCTAATTCACCAACCTTACAAACGAAATCCAGCACACCATGTTCACCGTGTCTTTTGAAGTGTGCATGAATCAACTTCCTGCAGTTAAAGAAATTGAGCCTTATTTTTTTCTGAACAAGATCATAAAATATTTGGTCAGCCATGTCAACTTTTCCTCCATAACACAGTGCTTTAATCAGGCACTCATGAACAACTGCAGTGGAGAATCCTGAATCTTTCTTGTATTCATCAAACAACTCCAGAGCCTTGTCAACTTCCTCAgctttacacagtttgtctattaTTGTATGGTAAGTGATAGTATTAGGTCTTAAGCCCATCTCAGGCATTTTATGAAACAAGCTCCAGGCATCATTCACCTTGTTAATCATAAACGATGCTTTGATAAGAACATTGCATGTGACAACATCAATAGAAATACCACTACCTTCAAGCCTATCCTTTATTGCCATAACACCGGTTATGTCACCTCTGTTAATGTAACCATGTAACAGTGTGCTATATGTGAAATTATCAGCAGCAACACCTTCAGAAATTTCAAGAGCCTTTTCAGTGTGACCAGCTTTACACAAACCATTTATTATCGCGTTGTATGTTATGATGCTAGCTTTTATTCCCTTATTCTCCATCTCCGTGAGCAATGAGAAAGCCCTGTCTAAATCTTCCATTTTGCACAAACTGTCAATCAAAATCGAATATACATACTCATCCACCACCACGCCAGTTTGTTCCAGTTTCCTCACGATAGAGAAAGCATCTTCCAACCTGTCTCTCTTACAGAAGCCACCAACCAGTGATGTATAAGTAATCAAATTTGGTTTAGCATCCACTTGCTCCATCTCATCCAAGAACCCCATTACTTTCTCCACACTACCTTCTCTGCAGAGTCCATCAATAACAGTAGTATAGTTAATCGCGTCGGCTGTGATTCCCTTCTCTAGCATGGATCGATGCTCCCGAAGACCTTCCATCAAGAACCCACGACTCATATATCCATGAACCATGCTGCCGTAAAACACAGCATCAGCATTCATGCCTTTACACTCCATCTCCTGCATAAGCTCTGCCACCTCACCAGTTCTCCCCTCCAACCCAAGAGCATGGACAACTGATGTCAGTGTCACAAGGCCTGGATCAAATCCACTGAACTGACGCTTCACCTTCTCGTAGAAATCCAGCCCTGCTCCAGCCTTCCCGGTTCTGGAGAACCCAGAAATGATCGAGCTGCAAACGCGATCCTCTACCTGGCACCCCCTCCTGGTCATTACCTCGAACACCCTGAGCGCGCAATCCACCTCCCCGTGGGCACACAGCAACACCACCATCACGCGGTACGTGGACGGAGACAGCACCATGCCGTGGTCTTCGATGGCAGCGGAGAGTAGCTCCAGTGCGTGGCGCGGGTCGCAGCCCCTAGCACAGGCCCGGCGGAGCAGAGCATCCCAGAGGCGGCGACTGGCGGTGCGGGAGGCAAGCGCGAGGCGCTGTGCGGCGTCACGCGGCCGCGCGGAGTCGAGCAGGGCGGAGGCGGCAAGGAGGTGCGTGCGCGGTGTAGGGGCGATGGCGTTGGCAAGCGCCTGGGAGGCGAGCGCGGCGAGGAGGCGGTGCCTGCGGCGGCGAAGGAGTACTGTCAGGAGGCGGTCGACGTGGCACGCGGTGACCGCGCGGCCGAGTTTGATGAGTGAGGGGAACGGCGGTGTAAGGGGAGGGGGCTCGCCGTTGCCGCCGGGGAAGGGCATCGCCGCTGGCCGGCCGGGCGGTGGTGTGGAACTTTCGAAACGCCGTTGCTGAAAGATGAGTTGATGGAGTGaattcctttcttttttttgagaatCTCAGAGTGAATTCCTTTCTGATGAAAAGAGTTATTATTTTTGACGAtttggatttttttaaaaaaaatatcgaTTATTTATTTAGAGGGGCCGTGGTCAGCCCAGCAAAAGAAATCGGCGTCGATTATGGGCCTATACGGCCTACTACTTTAATTACTacggggccggccggccggcaatCGCGAGCAAAAGCAAACGGCCACATTCCCGCAGCTCTGGAACTCGGAGGCCCAGGAATCATGATGCAGCAGCAGCCTCAGGCGCACGCGTCGGCACTTGCGGTGGCGccgtcggcggcggcagcgaCGGCGGCTCACCCGCAGGATCCTGCGGGCGGGGACGCGCCGCCGAAGCAGGTGGCTCAGGCGATGGAGCGGCTGGGCCGTGCGGGCCGGCTCATCGCGGACATCCGGCTCGGCGCGGACCGCCTACTCGAGGCCCTCttcgtcgccggcggcgcgccCCCGTACAGCGTGCACCAGCACGTCGACAGGATGGAGCGCGTTATCGTCAAGGAGGAGGCCGCCATGCGCCTCCACTTCCAGGACCTCCGCGCCCTCGGCAGGTACCAGCCCGCAGCATCTCCTCCCGCCCTAACACCTCCGTTCTCCTTTCCCTCTCGATCCGGGAGGTTAGAAAACACGGTTACGTTTTACTGACTTCATACAAATGTGAAATTTTACCGAAAAGAACACTGACACTTCTCTGCTGATGAGAGATTCAACGTAGCACCTTTGATATTGTCTAACAGATGTTCAGGAAATTGGTAACTGTGGTCCGGAATTGCTTTGCTTTAGGTCTTGGGTTGGTCACTACACATACTAAAATATGTCATAATTTTCTTTTTCCATTATGCCGACTTTACTAGTGTTATGTCGGAACTTGGACCTACTCTGTGCTTGTTCTTAGTTTTGGGGCTTACTGTTGTCTTATACATTGCTTAGGCTTTTGACTGTTGAGGTACTGTGAAGATTGGACATCAGTAGTTCTATTTACACATGCTGTCCTGTTGAGTATGTACCTGTAATTTGGACTTGTTGGATGAATATCTTTTGCAAATATATTTTGCCAAGTGGACGAAGTTGGTTCTATTTTGCATTTCTGGAACACATGTTACATGTCAACAGAACTGTGAAGTCTATAAAGCTGATGAAATATTCCAGGAACTTAAATTTTGGggaaaaactgaacttactagGGTTTTTTTTGTGGGGAAGAACTTACTTGTTATGGCTAGGCTAATACACCATCTTAACCATGACTCAAAATATTTTGAAGCCATGAAGAAATCTTCAGCCATATTTAATTTAGTTGAGCACAACATTAGAAATGCATAAGTTGCCTTTTTGGCATTATTCTCCTAGTAAACTACTTCCTCAGATTGTATATATAGGACCATCTAGGATTCTAGGTTTGTTCTAAGTCAATATTTTTAACTGTGACCATCAATATAtagtatttttatatatttatatgcaCTTCACAAGATTGGCATTACTAGATTCATATGAAAATACTTTCGTAGTATATAATCCTTTAAAAAATCTCGAcctgtgggggttaagacagcCCTTGGGCATTGCATTAGGAAGAAGACCTTCTCATGCATATCAAGAAAACCCCCGAACCCCTGCCCCACCCATACACGGCGGCACCATAGTCCATGTGAGAACGGCCATGACAGGGGCCAGGCCTTAGACCTGTGCTTTGACTTGGATAAACGATGGGTTCTTTTTAACCCAGCCTAAAATTCGCTCCCACGAGGAGTCAAACCCATGACCTGAGGAGTTTTACTAGAGCCACCTAACCAACTCAGCTAGTGGTCCATTTTTGTAATATAACCTTTTtcatataatataattatattttgTAGATATTGGTAGTAAAAGCTGAAAAAAAATCTTTTAGGACAAACCTAGATGGATGTTAGTTGTGATCGTAGGAAGTAGCTTCAGAATTAAGATGCTGAACGGCATCATTTTTCACTTTTCGGTCCATGGATAAATTGTAGCTTTGCAGTTTTATTATGCTCTCACTTTTAACAGGTCACTAGTGGCACTACTCTATTTGTAGATTTTATGCATTTGTACTGAGaagttagtttttgttttttaaacCTTCATGTAGAGTGGAACTATTtctttattatcattaatcaGGCTAAGCATTTGAATTGTCAAACTTTCTCAGGTTTTTTTAGTGTAGATGTAGATTAACAAATATCTTGTCTT from Sorghum bicolor cultivar BTx623 chromosome 3, Sorghum_bicolor_NCBIv3, whole genome shotgun sequence encodes the following:
- the LOC8085827 gene encoding pentatricopeptide repeat-containing protein At5g57250, mitochondrial; the encoded protein is MPFPGGNGEPPPLTPPFPSLIKLGRAVTACHVDRLLTVLLRRRRHRLLAALASQALANAIAPTPRTHLLAASALLDSARPRDAAQRLALASRTASRRLWDALLRRACARGCDPRHALELLSAAIEDHGMVLSPSTYRVMVVLLCAHGEVDCALRVFEVMTRRGCQVEDRVCSSIISGFSRTGKAGAGLDFYEKVKRQFSGFDPGLVTLTSVVHALGLEGRTGEVAELMQEMECKGMNADAVFYGSMVHGYMSRGFLMEGLREHRSMLEKGITADAINYTTVIDGLCREGSVEKVMGFLDEMEQVDAKPNLITYTSLVGGFCKRDRLEDAFSIVRKLEQTGVVVDEYVYSILIDSLCKMEDLDRAFSLLTEMENKGIKASIITYNAIINGLCKAGHTEKALEISEGVAADNFTYSTLLHGYINRGDITGVMAIKDRLEGSGISIDVVTCNVLIKASFMINKVNDAWSLFHKMPEMGLRPNTITYHTIIDKLCKAEEVDKALELFDEYKKDSGFSTAVVHECLIKALCYGGKVDMADQIFYDLVQKKIRLNFFNCRKLIHAHFKRHGEHGVLDFVCKVGELDIDLFSAVCNYASAFLSNRNCWQAAMDAYKLLRMQAIAGTSKTCYKLLKSLHRNGSEEVIQPLLCDFIKIHGLLDPTMINMMSCYLSKKCVSKAIWFSNYMGKGSVPVSVLRGAVFALKKQGEVLDACNFLKIAEQSGLVDLAMYSIVVDGLCKGGYLEKALDLCESMKKEGFHPNIIIHNSVLSGLCHQGCLTEAFRLFDYLENSNMLPTIITYTILIGALCREGLLDDADQLFQKMSTKGIKPTTRVYNLLISGYCNFGLTEKALELMSHLEELFLLPDCFTLGAIINGLCLKGETEAALSFFNEYRHRDMEPDFVGFMSLVKGLYAKGRMEESRGILREMFKCKEVVELINSVGDKIEAEPLVDLLSSACDQGRIDEIVTILNEVGLMLLSSSSSVSYNALAHLNKVQKAEDAYDSMKNSGQASPVAYDISSNSLLGSSDGIVQPMIDGDDILSNLSGDTDIDYQNLLGKSPNDDFESYYAAIASLCSKGEVLKANKAVEAMIQNCG